The genome window TATAATATTCGAAAATATGTATTTGAGAATAATGGTAATATTAGTGTCAGATGATGAAAAAGAAAGTGCAGAATTTTCAAAAAAATTAGAAAAAAGTAAACTTTATAGAATATTTGAAAAACTGGAAAAATAAGTATAAAAAATCAGATATGAAAAGGAGAAAAAATGAGAACAGCAATTTACTGTGTAAGTAAAACTGGTTATAAAACTTGTTTAAAAATAAAAGAAAATGTGTATAAAAATTTGCATATTTATGTTTCAGGAAGAGTTGCTAATTTATTAAATCTTGAAAATGAAAATATTGAAAATCTATTTATTATAAATGAAAGAGTGCCGATTTTGCTTGAAAAAACATTTAATAAATATGATTTACATATATTTGTTGCAGCAACTGGAGCTGTTGTGAGAATAATTGATGGAAAATTTAAAAGTAAGGATACCGATCCTGCGGTAATTACTGTTGATGACCATGCCAATTTTGTTATTTCACTACTTTCAGGACATCTAGGAGGGGCAAATGAAGAATGTGAGAAAATCGCACAAGGAATCGGTGCTATCCCTGTAATTACAACTGCTTCAGATGTAGGTGGAAAAATAGCTGTAGACACATTTTCACAAAAAATAAAGGCAAAATTGGAAGATTTGGAAGGAGCTAAAAGAGTTACTTCGCTAATTGTGAACGGAGAAAAAGTTAGCCTGCATTTACCAAAAAACATTGTATCTCACAATGAAAATAGTGCTGGAGCAATAATTGTATCAAATAGAAAAAATATTGAAATTTCAAAGGTTATACCACAGAATATTTTTATCGGAATTGGTTGCAGGAGAGGAATTAGCAAGGAACATATTATAGAAAAATTAAAATATGTGATGGATAAACAAAATTTAGAGCTTTCCGCTATAAAAATGGCAGCATCTGCCTGGGTAAAATCTGATGAAATTGGGCTTATTGAGGCAATGGAAGAACTTGAAATTCCAATTAAATTCTTTGATAAGGAAGAAATTTTGAAAGTGGAAGATTTAGTTGAAGAACGTTCAGAATTTGTAAAAAATCAAATCGGAGTATACGGTGTTTCTGAACCTTGTGCCTATCTAGCTTCAAGTAGAAAAGGAAGTTTTTTGGTGAAAAAAGTGAAGTTGGAAGGAGTTACAATTTCAATTTTTGAGGAGCAAATGTAAGAATGGAAATATACAAATTGTCATTTATAACAATAGTACTATTTATGATACACGAATTTGAAGAAATAATCTTTATAAAAAAATTTATAGAAAAAAATAAAGTTTTAAAAAAT of Leptotrichia hongkongensis contains these proteins:
- the cbiG gene encoding cobalt-precorrin 5A hydrolase → MRTAIYCVSKTGYKTCLKIKENVYKNLHIYVSGRVANLLNLENENIENLFIINERVPILLEKTFNKYDLHIFVAATGAVVRIIDGKFKSKDTDPAVITVDDHANFVISLLSGHLGGANEECEKIAQGIGAIPVITTASDVGGKIAVDTFSQKIKAKLEDLEGAKRVTSLIVNGEKVSLHLPKNIVSHNENSAGAIIVSNRKNIEISKVIPQNIFIGIGCRRGISKEHIIEKLKYVMDKQNLELSAIKMAASAWVKSDEIGLIEAMEELEIPIKFFDKEEILKVEDLVEERSEFVKNQIGVYGVSEPCAYLASSRKGSFLVKKVKLEGVTISIFEEQM